AGTCCGAACGGAGTGGGTTCCGTAACCAGTACAATGTAGTCGGTATTCCGCACCGTTGTAACGACGGGGCAGGAAGTTCCTGGCGGGGCATCAAATAGGGCGACTCCTTCAGTGATTGATTTCTTCTTAACGGCCCGAATCACAGGGGGCGCCATGGGTTCGCCGACATTCATGCGACCCTGAACAAAGTTTATCCGCTCCCGATGCCCGGTTTCCACCACGCCGATGGTTCGTTCCTGCTCCCGAATCGCCCCGCTTGGGCATGCCAGGGTGCACCCACCACACCCATGGCAGAGCTCAGGGAAAATGAGCGCCTTCTCGAGCACTGCAATGGCATGGAACTCACAAACCTCAGAGCATTTTCTACAACCGATACAGGCGCTTTCCTCGACGACGGGCACAAGAATGCCTACGGCTTCGCTCGTAGTGATCTCCGGCTTCAGGAATATATGCCCATTGGGTTCTTCCACATCACAGTCAAGGTATTGAACCGGGCGGCCTAGCTTGGCGAGTGTCCAGGCCAGGTTAACCGCCACGGTGGTCTTCCCCGTGCCGCCTTTCCCGCTCGCAATTGCAATAGAGAGGAGTTTCTTCATAGGTCTTCCATTAGGCCTGCGTTAGCTCACCCACTTCGAACCCGGCGGCGGTCAACAACGCCATATCCGTTGCATAGCCCTGCCCGGAAGTGGTGAGATAACCTTCTGTAAACATTGAATTTGCCGCATAGAGCGCCAGTACCTGCGTGGGGCCCAGGCAGGCCTCCCGGCCACCTGCAATGCGGATTTCTGTAGTGGGATGTACAAACCGGAACATGGCCAACGCCCGTAATGCATCGCCCGGCTTCAGTCGCGTATAGGCCTGGAAAGGTGTTCCTGGCCGGGGATCGAGGAAGTTGAGAGGGATGGAGTCGGCCCCGATTGCCTTTAGTGCGAATGCCAGATCGACCCGGTCTTCCAGTGTTTCTGCCGCACCCAGAAGTCCGCCGCAACACAATTCGAGGCCAGCCGCCTTGGCAATGCGCGCAGTGGACACACGATCCGCGTAGGAGTGCGTTGAGCATAGATGCGGGAAATGGCGCTCCGAGGTTTCCAGGTTATGGTTATAGCGATCAAGTCCCGCTGCCTTGAGCCGTGCCGCCTGCACAGGGGTGAGCAGACCCATCGACAAGCAGACCTGGATAGGCACTTCCGCCTTGATCTGGTGAATAGTCTCGCAAATCTCATCCAAGTCCGGGTTGGACAACGTTCGACCGCTGGACACCACGCAATACCGGATGGCTTTCATCTTGCGGGCCTCGTGAGCGCCGGCCACAATCTCTGCACGTGATTGCAGGGGATAGAAAGGTGCGGATCCGGCACTGGCCCGTGCAG
This DNA window, taken from bacterium, encodes the following:
- a CDS encoding ATP-binding protein; its protein translation is MKKLLSIAIASGKGGTGKTTVAVNLAWTLAKLGRPVQYLDCDVEEPNGHIFLKPEITTSEAVGILVPVVEESACIGCRKCSEVCEFHAIAVLEKALIFPELCHGCGGCTLACPSGAIREQERTIGVVETGHRERINFVQGRMNVGEPMAPPVIRAVKKKSITEGVALFDAPPGTSCPVVTTVRNTDYIVLVTEPTPFGLHDLTLAVEMIRKLGVRHGVVINRADSGDLRVRDYCAKEGIPVLAELPDDRRVAEAYSRGEMAVQALPEWQAVFSSLWNRMEGNICR
- the bioB gene encoding biotin synthase BioB, with amino-acid sequence SWSLKGLVELNMSLESEVKTGEHGGIWSAVARQVMAGKPVTRDQALQILQSPPAELLSVLDAAFAIRRKYFGVQMRLHVLRNARSGGCTEDCGYCSQSARASAGSAPFYPLQSRAEIVAGAHEARKMKAIRYCVVSSGRTLSNPDLDEICETIHQIKAEVPIQVCLSMGLLTPVQAARLKAAGLDRYNHNLETSERHFPHLCSTHSYADRVSTARIAKAAGLELCCGGLLGAAETLEDRVDLAFALKAIGADSIPLNFLDPRPGTPFQAYTRLKPGDALRALAMFRFVHPTTEIRIAGGREACLGPTQVLALYAANSMFTEGYLTTSGQGYATDMALLTAAGFEVGELTQA